Proteins co-encoded in one Arachis hypogaea cultivar Tifrunner chromosome 11, arahy.Tifrunner.gnm2.J5K5, whole genome shotgun sequence genomic window:
- the LOC112722707 gene encoding ABC transporter B family member 11 isoform X2 gives MASRGQAAYSEAATIFDRTIGSIRTVASFTGEDQAIALYNESLTKAYRSGVQEGVAAGLGLGLLRLLAFSSYALGVWYGGKMVLEKGYTGGEVMSVFFAVLIGSLSLGHASPSLTAIAAGQAAAYKMFETIKRQPDIDSYDTAGRKLDDISGDIELREVCFSYPTRPDELIFNGFSISISSGTTAALVGQSGSGKSTVVSLIERFYDPQAGEVLIDGINLREFQLKWLRQKIGLVSQEPVLFLCSIKENIAYGKDGATDEEIIAAAELANAARFIDKFPHGLDTMVGEHGTQLSGGQKQRIAIARAILKDPRILLLDEATSALDAESERVVQETLDRIMVNRTTVIVAHRLITIRNADTIAVIHQGKVVEKGSHDELIKDPNGAFSQLIRLQEIKKETEQNDECSADSGRQSSRGSSEIGNSNHHSFRITDAMTSEGGPQVLPSAALSPTPPEVPFFRLACLNKPEIPVLLLGTLVAVICGTITPALGLVVSKMINTFFEPADKLRKDSKHWALVFVAFSVAAFIFHPLRSYFFSVAGSKLIKRIRLMCFDKIIHMEVGWFDKAENSSGALGARLSIDAASLRALFGDALGMLVQDASTALTALVIAFEANWQLALIILAMMPLLLLNGHLQIRSMRGFSANAKKQYEEASQVANDAVGNIRTVASFCAEEKVMELYQKKCEGPMQTGIRQGLVSGSGYGLSIFFLFCVYGCSFYAGARLVKDGKTTMSEVFRVFFCLTMTAIALSQSSLLAPGASKAKSSAASVFAILDQKSKVDSSDKSGITLQDVKGEIKFNHVTFKYPTRPNVHIFTDLSLTIHSGQTVALVGESGSGKSTVISLLQRFYEPDSGEITLDGTEIKKLQLKWFREQMGLVSQEPVLFNDTIRSNIAYGKGGNATEAEIVAAAQLANAHKFISSLHKGYETIVGERGIQLSGGQKQRVAIARAIVKSPKILLLDEATSALDAESEKVVQDALDRVMVNRTTIVVAHRLSTIKGAHLIAVVKNGVIAEKGTHDALLKKGGTYASLVAFFSSSSSS, from the exons ATGGCATCTCGTGGACAAGCAGCATATTCTGAAGCAGCAACTATATTTGACAGGACTATTGGTTCAATTAGAACT GTTGCATCCTTTACTGGTGAGGATCAAGCTATAGCTTTATACAATGAATCCTTAACCAAAGCATATAGGAGTGGTGTGCAAGAAGGAGTGGCTGCTGGTTTAGGCCTTGGTTTGCTTCGATTGCTCGCCTTCAGCAGTTATGCTTTGGGTGTATGGTATGGAGGGAAGATGGTTCTAGAGAAAGGATATACAGGAGGTGAAGTCATGAGTGTGTTTTTTGCAGTATTGATTGGATCATT GTCTCTGGGGCATGCATCTCCAAGCTTAACTGCAATTGCTGCAGGACAAGCCGCGGCCTATAAAATGTTTGAAACAATAAAGAGACAGCCAGATATTGATTCTTATGACACGGCTGGTCGGAAGCTAGATGATATTTCCGGAGATATAGAACTTAGAGAGGTTTGCTTTAGTTATCCAACAAGACCAGATGAACTCATATTCAATGGATTTTCCATTTCAATATCAAGTGGCACTACTGCAGCTTTGGTAGGACAAAGTGGGAGTGGGAAATCAACAGTTGTTAGTTTGATAGAGAGATTTTATGATCCACAGGCTGGTGAAGTTCTCATTGATGGTATCAACCTCAGAGAATTTCAACTGAAATGGCTCAGACAGAAGATAGGCCTAGTTAGCCAGGAGCCGGTTCTGTTTTTGTGTAGCATTAAAGAGAATATTGCATATGGTAAGGATGGTGCAACAGATGAAGAAATCATAGCTGCAGCAGAACTTGCTAATGCTGCTAGATTCATAGATAAATTTCCTCAT GGACTCGACACGATGGTTGGTGAGCATGGAACTCAGCTTTCTGGAGGACAAAAGCAAAGGATTGCTATAGCAAGAGCAATTCTGAAAGATCCTAGAATCTTGTTACTTGATGAAGCTACAAGTGCCCTTGATGCTGAATCTGAGAGAGTGGTTCAAGAGACACTAGATAGAATAATGGTTAACAGAACAACTGTTATTGTAGCGCATCGCTTAATCACAATAAGAAATGCTGACACAATTGCTGTTATTCATCAAGGAAAAGTTGTAGAAAAAG GTTCACATGATGAGCTCATTAAGGATCCTAATGGAGCTTTTAGCCAGCTTATTAGACTCCAAGAAATAAAAAAGGAGACAGAACAGAATGATGAATGCTCTGCAGATTCTGGACGGCAATCAAGCCGAGGATCATCCGAAATTGGGAACAGCAATCATCACTCATTCAGAATAACAGATGCTATGACATCAGAAGGAGGACCTCAAGTTCTTCCTTCAGCAGCATTATCACCTACACCTCCAGAAGTTCCATTTTTCAGGCTTGCTTGTCTTAACAAGCCTGAAATCCCAGTTTTACTCTTAGGGACATTGGTAGCAGTTATATGTGGGACTATTACACCTGCTCTGGGGCTTGTAGTATCTAAAATGATAAACACTTTCTTTGAACCTGCGGATAAACTCCGCAAAGATTCAAAGCATTGGGCATTAGTATTTGTTGCTTTCAGTGTGGCTGCATTCATATTTCATCCATTGAGGTCCTACTTCTTTTCTGTGGCTGGTTCTAAGTTGATAAAAAGGATTCGGCTTATgtgttttgataaaataattcacATGGAAGTAGGATGGTTTGATAAAGCTGAGAATTCAAGTGGAGCCCTTGGAGCAAGGTTGTCAATTGATGCTGCTTCGCTTCGCGCTTTGTTTGGGGATGCACTTGGTATGTTGGTTCAAGATGCTTCCACTGCACTTACAGCCTTGGTGATTGCGTTCGAGGCGAATTGGCAGCTAGCTCTCATTATCCTTGCTATGATGCCTCTTCTGTTGTTAAATGGACATTTACAAATCAGATCCATGAGAGGATTTAGTGCAAATGCAAAG AAACAATATGAGGAAGCAAGTCAAGTAGCAAACGATGCAGTAGGGAATATCAGAACAGTTGCTTCTTTCTGTGCTGAAGAGAAGGTAATGGAGTTATATCAGAAGAAATGTGAAGGACCAATGCAAACAGGCATAAGGCAAGGTTTAGTGAGTGGAAGTGGTTATGGCCTATCAATCTTCTTTCTGTTCTGTGTCTACGGATGCAGTTTCTACGCCGGTGCCAGGCTTGTTAAGGATGGCAAAACAACAATGTCAGAAGTTTTCCGC gtatttttttgtcTCACAATGACTGCTATAGCATTATCTCAGTCCAGCCTACTCGCCCCGGGCGCAAGCAAAGCAAAAAGTTCAGCTGCTTCTGTGTTTGCCATTCTTGATCAGAAATCAAAAGTAGACTCCAGTGATAAGTCTGGAATCACATTGCAAGATGTGAAGGGAGAGATTAAATTCAACCATGTCACTTTCAAGTATCCAACTAGGCCTAATGTTCATATATTCACAGATCTTTCCTTAACCATTCATTCAGGACAG ACAGTGGCACTAGTTGGAGAAAGTGGGAGTGGAAAGTCAACAGTAATATCATTGCTGCAAAGATTTTATGAACCAGATTCAGGTGAGATAACTCTAGATGGAACAGAAATCAAGAAGCTACAACTGAAATGGTTTAGGGAGCAAATGGGGCTAGTAAGCCAGGAGCCTGTGTTGTTCAATGACACCATTAGATCCAACATTGCATATGGAAAGGGAGGGAATGCAACAGAAGCAGAAATTGTTGCTGCTGCACAACTTGCTAATGCTCACAAATTCATTAGCAGTTTGCACAAG GGTTATGAGACAATAGTAGGAGAGAGAGGGATTCAACTATCAGGGGGTCAGAAGCAAAGGGTGGCAATAGCAAGAGCCATAGTGAAGAGTCCAAAGATATTGCTTCTAGATGAAGCAACAAGTGCACTTGATGCTGAGTCAGAAAAGGTGGTTCAGGATGCACTTGACAGGGTTATGGTAAACAGAACCACCATTGTGGTGGCACATAGGTTATCAACCATTAAGGGTGCACATTTAATTGCTGTGGTTAAAAATGGTGTCATTGCTGAGAAAGGCACACATGATGCTTTGCTCAAAAAGGGTGGCACCTATGCTTCCTTAGTAGCATTCTTCTCAAGTTCTAGTTCATCTTAA
- the LOC112722707 gene encoding ABC transporter B family member 11 isoform X1, with protein MVVEESIDGNITSCEVTGSVSHSQIPNHENSQEIKGREEAPKKNKAKTESNKTVPVYMLFSFADSWDHLLMFVGTISAIGNGISNPLMSVLIGDTIDAFGRNGSNKQVVDEVSKVSLKFLCLGIAAFFAAFLQVSCWVITGERQAARIRGLYLKAILRQDVGFFDKETNTGEVTERMSGDTFLVQEAMGEKVGQFIQYVASFLGGLIIAFIKGWLLTLVLLSSLPPLVLAGSLMTCAFAKMASRGQAAYSEAATIFDRTIGSIRTVASFTGEDQAIALYNESLTKAYRSGVQEGVAAGLGLGLLRLLAFSSYALGVWYGGKMVLEKGYTGGEVMSVFFAVLIGSLSLGHASPSLTAIAAGQAAAYKMFETIKRQPDIDSYDTAGRKLDDISGDIELREVCFSYPTRPDELIFNGFSISISSGTTAALVGQSGSGKSTVVSLIERFYDPQAGEVLIDGINLREFQLKWLRQKIGLVSQEPVLFLCSIKENIAYGKDGATDEEIIAAAELANAARFIDKFPHGLDTMVGEHGTQLSGGQKQRIAIARAILKDPRILLLDEATSALDAESERVVQETLDRIMVNRTTVIVAHRLITIRNADTIAVIHQGKVVEKGSHDELIKDPNGAFSQLIRLQEIKKETEQNDECSADSGRQSSRGSSEIGNSNHHSFRITDAMTSEGGPQVLPSAALSPTPPEVPFFRLACLNKPEIPVLLLGTLVAVICGTITPALGLVVSKMINTFFEPADKLRKDSKHWALVFVAFSVAAFIFHPLRSYFFSVAGSKLIKRIRLMCFDKIIHMEVGWFDKAENSSGALGARLSIDAASLRALFGDALGMLVQDASTALTALVIAFEANWQLALIILAMMPLLLLNGHLQIRSMRGFSANAKKQYEEASQVANDAVGNIRTVASFCAEEKVMELYQKKCEGPMQTGIRQGLVSGSGYGLSIFFLFCVYGCSFYAGARLVKDGKTTMSEVFRVFFCLTMTAIALSQSSLLAPGASKAKSSAASVFAILDQKSKVDSSDKSGITLQDVKGEIKFNHVTFKYPTRPNVHIFTDLSLTIHSGQTVALVGESGSGKSTVISLLQRFYEPDSGEITLDGTEIKKLQLKWFREQMGLVSQEPVLFNDTIRSNIAYGKGGNATEAEIVAAAQLANAHKFISSLHKGYETIVGERGIQLSGGQKQRVAIARAIVKSPKILLLDEATSALDAESEKVVQDALDRVMVNRTTIVVAHRLSTIKGAHLIAVVKNGVIAEKGTHDALLKKGGTYASLVAFFSSSSSS; from the exons ATGGTAGTTGAGGAAAGTATAGATGGAAATATTACTTCATGTGAGGTGACAGGATCAGTAAGTCATTCACAGATTCCGAATCACGAAAATTCGCAAGAAATTAAGGGAAGGGAGGAGGCTCCAAAGAAGAACAAGGCCAAAACTGAAAGCAATAAAACAGTACCCGTTTACATGCTTTTCTCATTTGCAGATTCTTGGGATCATTTGCTTATGTTTGTTGGGACAATAAGTGCAATTGGGAATGGAATATCCAACCCTTTAATGAGTGTACTAATTGGAGATACAATTGATGCTTTTGGAAGAAATGGTAGCAATAAACAAGTTGTTGATGAAGTTTCCAAG GTCTCTCTGAAGTTTCTATGCTTGGGTATAGCTGCCTTTTTTGCAGCATTTTTGC AGGTTTCTTGTTGGGTGATCACTGGGGAGAGACAAGCTGCAAGAATAAGAGGCTTATACCTCAAAGCAATTCTGAGACAAGATGTCGGCTTCTTCGACAAGGAAACTAACACCGGCGAGGTTACTGAAAGGATGTCAGGAGACACATTTCTTGTTCAAGAAGCCATGGGGGAAAAG gtaGGACAGTTCATACAATATGTGGCAAGCTTTTTAGGAGGGCTTATCATAGCATTCATCAAGGGTTGGCTTCTAACCCTTGTCCTGCTATCTTCCCTGCCTCCTCTTGTCTTAGCTGGTTCTCTAATGACTTGCGCTTTCGCGAAGATGGCATCTCGTGGACAAGCAGCATATTCTGAAGCAGCAACTATATTTGACAGGACTATTGGTTCAATTAGAACT GTTGCATCCTTTACTGGTGAGGATCAAGCTATAGCTTTATACAATGAATCCTTAACCAAAGCATATAGGAGTGGTGTGCAAGAAGGAGTGGCTGCTGGTTTAGGCCTTGGTTTGCTTCGATTGCTCGCCTTCAGCAGTTATGCTTTGGGTGTATGGTATGGAGGGAAGATGGTTCTAGAGAAAGGATATACAGGAGGTGAAGTCATGAGTGTGTTTTTTGCAGTATTGATTGGATCATT GTCTCTGGGGCATGCATCTCCAAGCTTAACTGCAATTGCTGCAGGACAAGCCGCGGCCTATAAAATGTTTGAAACAATAAAGAGACAGCCAGATATTGATTCTTATGACACGGCTGGTCGGAAGCTAGATGATATTTCCGGAGATATAGAACTTAGAGAGGTTTGCTTTAGTTATCCAACAAGACCAGATGAACTCATATTCAATGGATTTTCCATTTCAATATCAAGTGGCACTACTGCAGCTTTGGTAGGACAAAGTGGGAGTGGGAAATCAACAGTTGTTAGTTTGATAGAGAGATTTTATGATCCACAGGCTGGTGAAGTTCTCATTGATGGTATCAACCTCAGAGAATTTCAACTGAAATGGCTCAGACAGAAGATAGGCCTAGTTAGCCAGGAGCCGGTTCTGTTTTTGTGTAGCATTAAAGAGAATATTGCATATGGTAAGGATGGTGCAACAGATGAAGAAATCATAGCTGCAGCAGAACTTGCTAATGCTGCTAGATTCATAGATAAATTTCCTCAT GGACTCGACACGATGGTTGGTGAGCATGGAACTCAGCTTTCTGGAGGACAAAAGCAAAGGATTGCTATAGCAAGAGCAATTCTGAAAGATCCTAGAATCTTGTTACTTGATGAAGCTACAAGTGCCCTTGATGCTGAATCTGAGAGAGTGGTTCAAGAGACACTAGATAGAATAATGGTTAACAGAACAACTGTTATTGTAGCGCATCGCTTAATCACAATAAGAAATGCTGACACAATTGCTGTTATTCATCAAGGAAAAGTTGTAGAAAAAG GTTCACATGATGAGCTCATTAAGGATCCTAATGGAGCTTTTAGCCAGCTTATTAGACTCCAAGAAATAAAAAAGGAGACAGAACAGAATGATGAATGCTCTGCAGATTCTGGACGGCAATCAAGCCGAGGATCATCCGAAATTGGGAACAGCAATCATCACTCATTCAGAATAACAGATGCTATGACATCAGAAGGAGGACCTCAAGTTCTTCCTTCAGCAGCATTATCACCTACACCTCCAGAAGTTCCATTTTTCAGGCTTGCTTGTCTTAACAAGCCTGAAATCCCAGTTTTACTCTTAGGGACATTGGTAGCAGTTATATGTGGGACTATTACACCTGCTCTGGGGCTTGTAGTATCTAAAATGATAAACACTTTCTTTGAACCTGCGGATAAACTCCGCAAAGATTCAAAGCATTGGGCATTAGTATTTGTTGCTTTCAGTGTGGCTGCATTCATATTTCATCCATTGAGGTCCTACTTCTTTTCTGTGGCTGGTTCTAAGTTGATAAAAAGGATTCGGCTTATgtgttttgataaaataattcacATGGAAGTAGGATGGTTTGATAAAGCTGAGAATTCAAGTGGAGCCCTTGGAGCAAGGTTGTCAATTGATGCTGCTTCGCTTCGCGCTTTGTTTGGGGATGCACTTGGTATGTTGGTTCAAGATGCTTCCACTGCACTTACAGCCTTGGTGATTGCGTTCGAGGCGAATTGGCAGCTAGCTCTCATTATCCTTGCTATGATGCCTCTTCTGTTGTTAAATGGACATTTACAAATCAGATCCATGAGAGGATTTAGTGCAAATGCAAAG AAACAATATGAGGAAGCAAGTCAAGTAGCAAACGATGCAGTAGGGAATATCAGAACAGTTGCTTCTTTCTGTGCTGAAGAGAAGGTAATGGAGTTATATCAGAAGAAATGTGAAGGACCAATGCAAACAGGCATAAGGCAAGGTTTAGTGAGTGGAAGTGGTTATGGCCTATCAATCTTCTTTCTGTTCTGTGTCTACGGATGCAGTTTCTACGCCGGTGCCAGGCTTGTTAAGGATGGCAAAACAACAATGTCAGAAGTTTTCCGC gtatttttttgtcTCACAATGACTGCTATAGCATTATCTCAGTCCAGCCTACTCGCCCCGGGCGCAAGCAAAGCAAAAAGTTCAGCTGCTTCTGTGTTTGCCATTCTTGATCAGAAATCAAAAGTAGACTCCAGTGATAAGTCTGGAATCACATTGCAAGATGTGAAGGGAGAGATTAAATTCAACCATGTCACTTTCAAGTATCCAACTAGGCCTAATGTTCATATATTCACAGATCTTTCCTTAACCATTCATTCAGGACAG ACAGTGGCACTAGTTGGAGAAAGTGGGAGTGGAAAGTCAACAGTAATATCATTGCTGCAAAGATTTTATGAACCAGATTCAGGTGAGATAACTCTAGATGGAACAGAAATCAAGAAGCTACAACTGAAATGGTTTAGGGAGCAAATGGGGCTAGTAAGCCAGGAGCCTGTGTTGTTCAATGACACCATTAGATCCAACATTGCATATGGAAAGGGAGGGAATGCAACAGAAGCAGAAATTGTTGCTGCTGCACAACTTGCTAATGCTCACAAATTCATTAGCAGTTTGCACAAG GGTTATGAGACAATAGTAGGAGAGAGAGGGATTCAACTATCAGGGGGTCAGAAGCAAAGGGTGGCAATAGCAAGAGCCATAGTGAAGAGTCCAAAGATATTGCTTCTAGATGAAGCAACAAGTGCACTTGATGCTGAGTCAGAAAAGGTGGTTCAGGATGCACTTGACAGGGTTATGGTAAACAGAACCACCATTGTGGTGGCACATAGGTTATCAACCATTAAGGGTGCACATTTAATTGCTGTGGTTAAAAATGGTGTCATTGCTGAGAAAGGCACACATGATGCTTTGCTCAAAAAGGGTGGCACCTATGCTTCCTTAGTAGCATTCTTCTCAAGTTCTAGTTCATCTTAA